The following nucleotide sequence is from Methanolinea sp..
ATACCTGCCCACCCTGCAGCTCAAAAAGCAGCAGATCCAGCTTGAAATCCTGCACCAGCAAAGCTCTCTCCGGGAAAAGGAGCGTTTACTGTCTGAAAAGAGGAGATCATCAGAAGAGTGGTCAGGGCTCTTGTCTGAAGTCCCCGGAATAAGAAGATGGCTGAAACCTGGAAGAGTGGTCACCGATACGAGGAATATTGCCGGGGTTGGCATTCCGGTCTTCGTGCATGTCCAGTTCGAGCCTGCTGGGTATGACCCCTTCCTCATGCCTCTCTGGCTGGATGCTGGACTGGAAGCCTTGAGGGATCTTGTTTC
It contains:
- a CDS encoding V-type ATP synthase subunit D, with the translated sequence MKIKFSQGELKRQRDALRQYERYLPTLQLKKQQIQLEILHQQSSLREKERLLSEKRRSSEEWSGLLSEVPGIRRWLKPGRVVTDTRNIAGVGIPVFVHVQFEPAGYDPFLMPLWLDAGLEALRDLVSMLEEMRVIEHGISVLNQELRITTQRVNLFEKVKIPEAKEAIRLIKIYIGDQMTNAVGRSKIAKSKIEQSGFEGVAS